The Pseudanabaena sp. PCC 6802 genomic interval AAGGGTTACTTGCAGGGGAAGGATTGAGACTCGATCTCGCTCGCTTAGAAAAAGCGGCTTTAGACCAACACTGTCGCTATCTAGAAGTAACCAAACACATTTCCTTACTTCGCCTCGATCCTAATGCTTTCCTACAACTCAAGGCAACAGGTCGCTGTCAGTTTGGACTAGGAGAACTACTATTCGATCGCGACTTCCCCGGTCACTACTTCCGCACCATCAAGTCAGTAACCATCTCAATCCCCGCTGTCATCGGTCCCTACCAGACTTTCAGAGCTACCCTCACCCAAACCAGCAACAAGACCCTATTAGCTCCCGACATCACAGGAGTCCAATACCTTATGGGCGATGGCGACCAATCCCCCACCACTATTCGCGCTGATTTTCGAGCCAACCAGCAAATTGCTATTTCTACAGGGGTTGAAGATAGCGGAATGTTTGAACTTAATTTTGGCGATGGTCGCTATCTACCCTTTGAAGGTACGGGAGCCATTTCGACTTGGCTGCTGGAGATGCCAAAAGCCACCAATCCCATTGACTTTAGCACCATTTCAGATGTCATCATCCACGTTCGCTATACAGCCAAAGCCGATGGTGGCCTATTCAAGCAAAACGTCATGGGACTAGAAGCCTTTAAAACCTACGAAGGGGTACGACTGATAAATGTCGCTCAAGAACTAGCAACAGATTGGCATGTCTTCAAGAATTCTGAAACAAAAACAGACTTTAACATACCATTAGGCACAATTGCTCCCCCGAACGTCAAAGTTAGCCCTGATAACATTACTATGCAGTATATTCGCAGCGCAGGGTTAGATGGCAGCTTGACCGATGTAACTTCCCAGTTCAGTCAAGAGTCCAACGAGCAAATACTAACCATTAAAGGTAAAGGTGATGGAAATTTTGACAAGAAGAATCTGGAAAACTTATTTGTATTTTTAAGCTTCACTGGATCGCTAGTGTGAAGATTACCCTCACCTTGAAAAATTCATGACACTAACACTATTGCAAGAATTACTTGCACTACCCAATGAAACCGAGTGGGTAGAGTTCAAGCATAACAATAGCGCCCCAGACAACGAATCAAGGAAACATGCCAAGTACGTGCCATTTGGGGCATAGATTTTATATGACTGTTATTTGACTAATGTGCTAAATCCAAACGCAAGACTGACCGTCTCAATCTGTACAGTCCTTATACGGCAAGCATTACACTTTGCAGATCTTATATGACTTTTATTTGACTTACAGCAAGCGATCGCCTGACCGCATGTTTTAGCTCGGTTAAGTTATGTCTAGGGCTGACCAAGCAGCTTCGTTCCTCTTGGCAAGTCACGCACAACTCTGATGACTACTCCCCAAACATGAAAGTCGTCATCTGGACTGACACGTAGAGGCTTATAGTTAGGATTTGCTGCCAACAGTACTATCCCATTATTCTCCCACTTAAGTTGCTTAACGGTGAGGTCACCATTGACAACAGCGATCGCAATATCAAGCTCCATCAGCTCAGTGGTTTGCTCTACCATCAGCATATCGCCATGATTGATGCCTGCATTAATCATCGAATCACCAGCTACATGCAAGAGGAATGTCTTATCAGGATGCTTGATGAAATCTTTCAAGTCGATCTCATCCTCAATATAATCCTCAACAGAGGAAGGGGAACCCGCAGGGACGGGGCACATATACAGAGGGAATCGCGCCTTACTCGAACAACTTGCTCTATAAATTGCTACAACTTTCATAAAAAGACGATATTGAAAACTGTACGTCAATCATAAAGCTATATCTTGTTTTATGACAATAGTTTTCAGCTATTTAGTGCAGAATTTCCAACTTTTTCATCTTTTTTCTGTGGTGGGCGCGGTCTGTCAGGTCGAAGCATGATCGTTTCATAGGCTCTAGCATGATGGCGATCGCTGATCCATCGATGATAAGTTTCGCTGTGGATAGCCATTGAGTGTCCCATTTGCTGAGCCGCCAATTCGATTGGCAGTCCAAATTCCATCGAACGAATTGCCCACGCATGGCGCAGATCGTAAGGAGCAAAAGGTACTTTGTACTTCCAGAACTGTCTGTTGGCAGCGTTACCTGGCTTTTGAACTTTTGGATGTTTGGGATTGCTCAGGTCAAAAATCTCCACCCATTCAGGATAAATAGGATAGACTCTGCGATCACCTGTCTTCCCATCAGTAATATTCAGGATAGGCATATCATCAAAGTTGAGAAATGCTAGTTCGCTAGGTCTGATGCCATAAGTTGCCAGTATGCCATATGCCCATTGCCAGCTAGGAGTAGGAATGCGGTGAAACCACTCCTGTATTAGATCGTCGGTTGGAATATCCCGAGGCTGTACTTTTCTGGGCGAGTAATTGCCAATATAGTCTTTGAGATCGTTTTCGAGAGGGACACTAGCGAATTTAGCAAGCGATCGCAGGGCAAGACAGTATCGGCGACGGGTGCGCGTATCAGGTTTGGTACTGAGCACCAGATCCATAATCGCTCGCTCGGTGAGAAGCTTGTCATGGGGTAAACGCTTGAATACTTCGTCATAGTTCTTCTGCCATGTCACAGGTGAGCGATCGGCTTTAGCAAAGTAGTCAGTCTTGAATTGACCAATCAGATCGACAATTGCTAGTTTTTCAGTCTGTTGGTCATCAAATTTGAGAAAAGGTGTCCAATCGAAGCGTTGCTGATCCAGCAACCCCGAAACTTCCTTAGCCTTGGCCTCCGCAAAGCTGAGTCCCGTTGCTGTGGCATTTACCCCTAGAAAAATTCTTTGTCGGGAAGGACGAGTCAGCTCGCTTTCTGGTTTTGGTGGCAATGTACCTCGTAGAACAAGGCGATCGCCGATTTGTTCAATACGTAAGCGGATCTTTCCAGCGCGTAGGCGCGCATTGGCTTGTTCGAGTCTGTCCATAAAAAACTGTGGAACTCCCTTATGTCTGAAGTTTGTAAGCCCAAGTTATTGTGACCACTTTTATGACCGATTATAGCGAAAATTTTGATAAATTTTGATATCTCTTGATATGTGTTGATATCGTGAAACCCCTTTAAAATAATGGTTAGAGACTAGATTTAAAGGTCTTCAGGTTGCTAATGGTTACGGTCTCTCTGACCGCATTCTACTTAACTACAAAAGCCTTGACATCCATACCCAGGTTGCTTTCTAGACTGGTATTGCACCTTTCAACAGCTACCAGAACAGGTCAAAAAGTACCAACATTTTTGCTAAATTTAGGCCAAATTTTAGTCTAGACTAAATGACTATGTAGCTCTATTTTGGTATGGGGCAAAGTTTATCCTATGGAAAAACCGATCCAAGCCAACGATCGCCTAAAAGCAGGTAAAGTTAGTTACGCATCGAACAAGTCAGCGATCGCATAGCTTGGAAAATTGGGAGCATCTCAGTTTTGCAAGGCAAGGTTAAGAGAGCCATTAAGGTAAGCAGAACGGTGTTTGAGGACTTGTGGCACATTATCACGGTTCCATTGAGCGCCAGAGATTTTGATGCGTCTAGCGATTTGCTTAACAGCAGATTCCACTGCGCCAGAACCAATAGAGCAAATCTGCTCGGTTTGGAAATACCAATAATCAGGAATACGATGGCGATGCTTGTGCAGATAAGCAATAAAATTGATGCTCTGAGGACTAGCTAAGTGATTGAGCTCAGCAATAGCTGCAGTCACATTACCCCGCCACAAAAAAGCTTCGACCCCAGTCAAAAGTTGAGCTGTAGCCTCAATTTTATGCAGGTTTTCCACCAAATGGAACCAGTCCAAGATTTCATAGCGACTATCAGGTATAGAGATCTGGGCAATAATATTCCAAATCCCATCATGTCCATCCCCAATACAGGTAACCATATCTGCTAAAGGCTGTCGATTTACCCAGTCTGTTAAGGCAATGTTATCTTGAAATGTGGCAAATATGGCTTGTCCATGCAAGTTCACAGCTTTATAGTCCTTCCACTCACTTGGCTGTCCAAGTGGCGTGCGCAGTCTGATTCTGCCTCCATCGACACTTAATTCCTCGACCGACTCTTCTACCTCTAGGGGGCTAAATTCATGGCGATGCACCAGGCGCTGTTGTGTACTGCGCGATATTTGCACTCCCATCAACATGGCTAAGTCTTTGGCGGCTTGTTCGTAGGATACATTCGCACTCAAGATCAGGCTACATCTTTCCACATACGGGCTCACCTGGCTATAGGGGGCTACTTTGAGCTTCTGCGCTTGCTTTTGCGTGAGGTGGAGCTGTCCGATGCTGCTTTGCACTCGCCTGCGGCGTCCTGCTTCTGTGCCCGTAACTGTGCGGATAAAAAACTCCCTATTTCTGGGCTGACATGTTCGAGGATTTGCTGCCGCACAGCGATTTCGATCCCTTCCAAGCTGGTTAGTTGTTCCGATGGTGTATTCTGATAAAGGATGGCGGCAATAGCTTGAACGTGCGCTTGCATTTCTTTTTCCTGCTCTGGAGTCATGGTTGCTCTCCTTGGGGTTGGTTTCTCGTATTCCTATCTTCTGATTTCTTCCCCCTTTTGGCTACCCATCTATATTAAGCATTATTACTCAGTGCAAAGTTGAGATGCTCCCGAAATCTCTTCGAAAAAGATTTCTAAACCTGGTTTGCTAAAATCTAGCAACAGCACTGTGCGTACTAAATCAGAATCATTCCATGCTTCGTGCTCCGTTGTATCCTCAAAGATTAAGCAATGACCTTCTTGCCAATGCTTGACCTCTTCTCCAACTCTGAGCGTGCAATTTGGAGGAACAACCAGGCCGAGATGCAAACGAAATTCGTTCCTAGCCCACCCTGTGTGAGCCTCAATATGGGTATGCGGTGCTAGGCGAGAAAATCCTGCCAAGGTTAGATTAGGAATGCTTTCTAAAATTTTTGCTGTTTGCGGACAGCGATCGCACGCTGCATTAATTCGCTTCCCTAATGCAAAAAGTCCAAATACCCTCCAATCACCTTGATACATCTCGCGTTGTACCCAAGGGTCAAAGATATCCTGTGGTAATGCTAAATATTCATCTCGAATTACTTTCCACTGCTTTACCAGAGTGTCTGTGAAGTCAAATAGATCGGGGTCGTAAAACATCTTTTATTGCCTTATCATTTATCGGTGTCACCTAGTATAAATTCGCCCACTCAGATAAATAAAGAGGTTCTTTTTGATAAAAATCA includes:
- a CDS encoding LexA family protein, giving the protein MCPVPAGSPSSVEDYIEDEIDLKDFIKHPDKTFLLHVAGDSMINAGINHGDMLMVEQTTELMELDIAIAVVNGDLTVKQLKWENNGIVLLAANPNYKPLRVSPDDDFHVWGVVIRVVRDLPRGTKLLGQP
- a CDS encoding ISKra4 family transposase (programmed frameshift); translation: MTPEQEKEMQAHVQAIAAILYQNTPSEQLTSLEGIEIAVRQQILEHVSPEIGFFIRTVTGTEAGRRRRVQSSIGQLHLTQKQAQKLKVAPYSQVSPYVERCSLILSANVSYEQAAKDLAMLMGVQISRSTQQRLVHRHEFSPLEVEESVEELSVDGGRIRLRTPLGQPSEWKDYKAVNLHGQAIFATFQDNIALTDWVNRQPLADMVTCIGDGHDGIWNIIAQISIPDSRYEILDWFHLVENLHKIEATAQLLTGVEAFLWRGNVTAAIAELNHLASPQSINFIAYLHKHRHRIPDYWYFQTEQICSIGSGAVESAVKQIARRIKISGAQWNRDNVPQVLKHRSAYLNGSLNLALQN
- a CDS encoding aspartyl/asparaginyl beta-hydroxylase domain-containing protein; this translates as MFYDPDLFDFTDTLVKQWKVIRDEYLALPQDIFDPWVQREMYQGDWRVFGLFALGKRINAACDRCPQTAKILESIPNLTLAGFSRLAPHTHIEAHTGWARNEFRLHLGLVVPPNCTLRVGEEVKHWQEGHCLIFEDTTEHEAWNDSDLVRTVLLLDFSKPGLEIFFEEISGASQLCTE